One window of Microcoleus vaginatus PCC 9802 genomic DNA carries:
- a CDS encoding DUF565 domain-containing protein → MQNTRINRLIDVLGDRFRGWLSNPWRRISLLIISLLFGTFLGTAISTIAGQSADWDIIAAGLLVLLTELVNWLVYGGPRPATGSLWVEMLNALKIGLTYNLFVEAFKLGS, encoded by the coding sequence ATGCAGAATACCCGAATTAACAGATTAATTGATGTTCTGGGCGATCGCTTCCGAGGCTGGCTGAGCAATCCTTGGCGGCGGATTTCGCTCTTGATCATTAGCTTGCTGTTCGGCACTTTTTTGGGAACAGCTATTTCGACCATCGCCGGACAATCTGCGGATTGGGATATTATCGCCGCCGGGCTGTTGGTGTTGTTGACCGAGTTGGTGAACTGGCTGGTTTACGGCGGCCCGCGACCTGCGACAGGTTCTTTGTGGGTGGAGATGCTCAATGCTCTGAAAATTGGTCTGACTTACAATTTATTTGTCGAGGCTTTCAAACTAGGTTCTTAA